The sequence CGAGTGATTTCTTCAAGCTGCTCTTTGGCACCGTCATCACTCAAGATAACCGTTGGTTTAATCAAAATATGACGTGCATTAACTTCGGTAACTGCAACGGTTTCCAAACCTTTTACGTCTTCAATTTTTAAAATATGGAAGCCAACCCCGCTTCGGAATGGACCGATGATGCTACCTTTATTTTGCATTTTGATTTGGTCTGCAAAAATCGTAGGCATCTCTTCTTTACGCATCCAACCCCAATCACCACCTTGCAGTGCTTTAGGGCCTTTAGAGTAAGTATAAGCCATGGTGCTGAAGTCTTTGCCGTTGTTTAGCTCTTCCACTAAATCTGTCGCTTGTGCTTCTAATTCTTCTTTGGTTTGGTCATCATTGAATCGAAGTTGAATGTGGCCAATTTTGTATTGAACAGTCGCATTGGTTTCTTGCGCTAGGATATCCGCTAGGTTGTCTACTTCTGCAGGAAGAATGTTAATACGACGGCGAACCAAGGCATTGCGAGCTTCACTTGCTGCAATCTCTTTTCTTACTTGCTCACGAAATGCATTGTAGCTCAGGCCTTCTTCTGCAACGGATGCTGTCAGCTGAGCGACTGTCTGGTTGTTGTCTTTCGCAATGTCTTCGATTGCTTGATCAAGTCGAGCATCATCAATACGAACACCGATACGTTCCGCTTCTTGAGTTTGAATCGTATCAATGATCAGCTTCTCTAGAACTTGCTCATTCAAGATATCTTGTGATGGCAGTGTTTGACCACTCTTCTTAGCGTTTGCGCGCAGTGTCTTCATTGAAGCGTCGATGTCACTTTGTAAGATAACGCCTTCGTTAACGATCACTCTTACGCTATCGAGCTCAACTGGTGCTGCGTAGCTCGTTGATACAGTGCAAGCTGCTGCGATAGCTATTAATGTGTGTTTCCACAATGTCATGTGTAATCCTTTATATTTACTGATTGTTTATCAATAAAGAAAATTAGTTGTTTAAGAAGAATGGGCGACCATAGCTCAATGAGTTGTCTGAACTACTATCCCCAACAGCACCTGAATCAGAGCCTAGGTTAGTACCAAAGCCAATAATACCGAAATTCACACCAAAGTTATTTTCATATTCAGGCGTAGTATTTGGGTCACTAATATTATTTGTCAGCTGGTTACTATACGTAAATCCGATATACCAACAATCCGATTTATAGTTCAAGCGAGCCAACCACTCTAGATTCTCTTGTGTGGTTAAATCATAGAAATATTGAGCACTAGCATTCCACTTCCGCGAAATCTGGTAAGCACCAAGTAAACCGGCTTGCGAGATACCATCTCTGGTTATTGAACCAACATTGATACTTTCGCCTACATTATCCTCAATATATTCCTCTGTAACATAGCGATAGTTGGTTTGTATGTAGCCACCAGCAAAACGGTATTCTAACGTACTGTTTGCAAGCTGCATCGCAGTGGTATCAATATCGTATTGCACTCCGCCATGGTAAAAAAGGTAATCATCGTAGTTGAAGTCCATTTCAATTGCCCAAGATGAATAATTAGTTTTTTCACTGGAGTCTTCGTTGCTTAAAGTTTGTTTTGTGTCTTTATCAAAATAGAAAATTTGACCAAAAGATATATTAAGTCGTTCTTTATATTCATCATCAAAGAAACGCGATGATGCACCGTAACTGACTTGGTTTGCCGCAGCTATGCGGTCTACGCCACTGTATTTACGGCTTCTGAATAAACCATAGTAGTCAGTCTGCAAAAGCGTCGTATCGTAAAGACCAATTTCGCTTTGATCTTCTTCGGGCACATAAAGATACTGAACCTGAGGCTCTAACGTTTGTGTATAGTTACCTATAATCGTGGTATCTCTCTCCAAAACGATGCCAGCGTGGCTTCTAAATTCAGGAATAACACGACTGGTAGATTCTTCTAGTCCTTCATAATCTGAGCCACTACCTGTATCAACGCCATCAAGATCTTGCTGATAATAAGTACCAAGTAATCGAGCTTCTGTTGTCCAAGTACCCCAGGTGTTTCCAACCGGAATTGTAATGCCAGGTTCAACGTGTACACGCGTCGCAGATGGTTTACCAGAAGCATCGGTATCGAACATCGATACATGACTAATGAGGTCGAAATCTAGGTAATCCATGACCTCCGGAGCATAGTAGTTGTACTCAAGCTGTGGCATTAAACGATAAGGCAAATTATTTGTTGTATCGGTGAGGACTTGGAAATCCCTTACAAGTACAGAAGCATCCCAGTTTTGAGAACGGTACGTTGCTTTACCTTCTTGAAGTAGTTGTCCATCTTCACGGTTACCGATTCCTGAGCTCATATCCGTAAAGTAGTCAATATCACTGACTTTAGAGTAATCAATTTCGAACAACCAAGATTGTTGAAATATTCCTGAATGTTCTAGTTGGAAACCCCAACGATCGCCTTCCTCTGTGTATTTTTGATCGTCTGGTAAATATTCAGACTCGATACTACCTGAACCGAAATCGCTCAAATATCTGAATTTATTGTTTAGTTGAGTGCCTCGTTCTTGCATGTACTTGAAGGTGGTTTCTAAATCGTAGTCTGGCGCTAAGTTCCAATAAACAGGAACTTCAGCTTCAAAACCATCACTAGAGCCGTAAGAAACGGTTGGATACAAGAAACCGGTTTTACGTGTGTCGCCGACTGGTACGGTTAAGTACGGTAAGTAAAATACTGGGACACTTTGAATTTCAAAACGTGGATTATAAAAAGTGGCTTGTTCTTCGTCTTGGTCGACGCTGATACTCGATGCTCTTAGTCGCCAAGCGTTATCACCAATAGGACAAGAGGTAATCGAGCCATCTTCTATCTCATAAACCGCCTTGCCTGTTTTCGCAATATATACCGCATTCCCACGACCTGGTTCGCAAAGAAATTCATAGTCGGTATTTTCTAGCGTCATTTCATCGGTAGTGAGGTTATTGGTCGCCTTGTCTGATATAGACTTAATTTGACCGTCACTAAAGTTTACGTTGCCTTCAGCTACAACGATGTTTTCTTGTTGGTGAAGCGTTACATTATCAGCAAGGATTGTTTTATATCCTTGCGTAACTCTTACATCACCTGAATATATTGCCTTGTCACCATTGATAGCCTCTAAGCGATCTGATTCCACATGAGCGGGCAGTTGTGTCTCGTTTTCGGCAGCGGGTTCGATCAAGCATTGATCTATAGAGGGCATTTCCTGCACACTACTATCGGTGATTGTTTCAGCTTGAGTTGTCGACACGTATAATGCCGTACTTATAGACGCGGCTAACAAGGTGCGGGAAAAAGATTGCATGAAGTTGAACTATCCTGTGTCACTAGATGAAGGGTTGATCTAGTATCAATCCAATTAATAAAGCATTTTCCTTATGATAAAGGAATTATTAGCATTCAGCATCATCAGACAGCGTTACTCAGATAAAATTCATAGATAGAGAACACATAATGCAAATATTTGGCAAAATTTTGGGCGCTTTTTTTGGCTTTTTATTTGGAGGTCCGCTTGGTTTAGTTTTTGGCCTATTTTTGGGACATCAATTTGATAAGGCTCGACGTTTAAACCAATCGGGGTTCAATAGTTCTGGTTTTGGTCGCGGACCAAGCCAAGCTGAAAGGCAAAACGAGTTCTTTAAAGCGGCTTTTGCGGTTATGGGACATGTTGCTAAAGCCAAGGGGCAAGTAACACCTGAAGAGATTCAGCTCGCTTCTACAATGATGGAGCGTATGAACCTGCACGGCGAACAGCGTAAAGCAGCGCAAGACGCGTTTCGTGACGGCAAAGAAAGTGACTTTCCGTTAAGCGATGTGCTTGAGCGTGTGAAGATCTCATCGGGCGGCCGCTTTGATCTTCTGCAGTTCTTTTTAGAGCTACAGGTATCGGCGGCATTTGCCGATGGAAGTCTGCACCCAAGTGAGCGTCAGGTTCTTCATAAGATAGCGCAAGGGCTTGGATTCTCTTCAGAGCAACTAGAGCGTCGCTTGCAGATGCAAGAAGCGGCATTCCGATTCCAACAGCAAGGCGGAAGTTTTGGTGGCCATCAAGGTCACGGGCAGTCATCTGGTTGGCAACAGGCTTCGCAACAAAACCAATTGGCCGATGCGTTTAAAGTTCTTGGTGTGAGTGAAAGTGCTGACGGTAAAGAAGTGAAGAAAGCTTACCGTAAACTGATGAATGAACATCACCCAGATAAATTGATGGCGAAGGGTTTACCGCCAGAGATGATGAACGTCGCCAAAGAGAAATCACAAGAAATTCAAAATGCTTACGATCTAATTAAGAAGGTCAAAGGCTTTAAGTAATAGAGCTATCGTGAATTGTATTTAATGTGAAAAGCGTTTAGTTAAATTTAAAGGGAATTATATGACGTTAACTTATCATGATGTTTTAGAGTTTTGGTTCGATGAACTGACGCCTAAGGATTGGTTTACCGGTGGTGAAGAGGTCGATGTTTTAATTAAGACTCGATTTTCTGAACTGCATAAAGTCGCTGTTCAAGGTGAGCTTTTTGAATGGCGTCAAACCGCGGAAGGTCGTTTAGCTGAGATTATCGTTCTGGACCAGTTTTCTAGAAATATAGGCAGAAACAGCCCGGCTGCATTTTCAGCAGACCCGATGGTACTCGCTTTAGCTCAGGAAGCGGTTGCTGGTGGTTTTGACCATCAGTTGAATCAGCAACAAAAAAGCTTTCTGTATATGCCTTATATGCACAGTGAATCTTTGTTAGTGCATGAACAAGCGGTTCTGCTTTTTTCGCAGACGGGTCTAGAAAACAATCTAGATTTTGAGTTCAAGCATAAAGTGATTATTGAGCGTTTTGGTCGTTACCCTCACCGTAATGAGGTGTTGGGGCGAGAGTCTACTGCCGAAGAAATTGAGTTCTTACAGCAACCGGGCTCAAGCTTTTAATTGTAGAAATTCGGTTCAATAGATAAAAAAGAGGCTAGAGGCTAATAAAAACCTCTAGCCTCTTTTTTGTTTAGCTTCATTCATGAGCTTTAACGTTAAAGCTAGTTTGCTTGGTTAAGTGACCAATCATAGTCATAGCTGATTTTGTTAGTACTCGTGACAGGTTGAGTTCGATACTGGTCTAAGTGCTGAATGAGCTGTTTCTCTGTACCAAAATCCACAGCAAACCATTCGTAAATCGATGATAGCTGTAGTTTGTTATTGCTAACTGATACACCCTTATCACTGTTTACGTACTCAGATGCAGCAAGCTCCAATAACATATCAGAATTGTCAGCAGTAAAGGCCTGAGATTGTAAATTAGGACAGCCTAAACTCGCACAGTTCACAGCATAATGTGTGCGCGGATCTTGCCAAATCGGTCTTAGAATTCGATGTTCAATATCATTGAGTGTCAGCGACTTCTCATTGACCGTCACAACATCATCTCCCCAAGGCCCGAAACTAAATAGCCCGCCGAGCTTGGTGATGGATTTTATTGGGTAGGCATCAAGAATCAAATCGACAGTCACGGCGTTATATAGATTAACCCAGTAGGCATACTGTTCGGCTTTTGAATAGTCGAGTGGATTCACTTGCTCTAGTCTCTGGATGTACTGCTTGAGCTTTGTCTTGTCTGTAGTGCTCACGGCTTGATAACGCACTAGGGAGTGTTGGCCTTGCGTGACTAAATAGCTATCGAGGAATTGCTGCCAATCTTGATGAGACACCTGTGTTGAGTTCGATTCATTACTTTGGTTCCAGTATGGCCAAAGTTCGGATTTAGGTGCAGACCAAGCTAAGGTTGAGAAAAGTAGGCTGACGATAAAAAGTAGTTGTTTCATAGCATTCTCCTGATGACTGACTACTAAGACCTTATTCTTTACGATTTTCTTTCATAGCTCTTCAGTTAAATAGCTGAACTGATCTAAATAAAGGGCTGAGCTTAATAAGCACATTAAGTTAAGTTAAAAGCTCAGCCAAATAAAAAAGGTTGGCGCTAAGCCAACCTTTTATATGAACACAAAGCTGTGTGATTCTATTTCAAGACTTCTTATTTTAGGAAGCTAGGGATCTTAGCTTCAAATTCTGAAATCTTATCTGCGTGTTGAAGCGTTAGGCCGATGTTATCTAGGCCATTCAGCAAGCAGTGACGACGGAACTCATCAATTTCAAACGAGTATTCTTTTCCATTCGCACTGACTTTCATTGCTTCTAAATCAACGTTGATCTCAGCACCTTCATTCGCTTCTACGAATTGAAAAATTTCATCAACTTCTTGTTCTGTAAGACGAACTGGCACCATTTGGTTGTTGATCGAGTTACCGTAGAAAATATCTGCAAAGCTTGGAGCGATCATCACTTGAATACCGTAATCGGCAAGCGCCCAAGGTGCGTGTTCACGAGATGAACCACAACCAAAGTTTTCACGAGCCAGTAGAATTGAAGCGCCTTTATAGCGGGGTGCGTTCATTACAAACTCAGGGTTTGGCTGTTGGCCTGCGTCATCTAGGAAGCGCCAGTCGTGGAACAAGTGCTTACCAAAACCGATACGGTTCACTTTCTGTAGAAACTGCTTTGGAATGATCGCATCAGTATCGATGTTGGCCGTATCTAGAGGAACGACTAATCCGGTGTGTTGTTGAAAACCTGACATGTTAAATCCTCTAATTAAAGTTCACGAATATCGACAAAGTGACCAGCGATTGCTGCTGCGGCTGCCATTGCTGGGCTAACTAGGTGCGTACGACCATCACGGCCTTGGCGACCTTCAAAGTTACGGTTTGATGTAGAAGCACAGCGCTCTTGTGGACCTAGACGGTCGTTGTTCATTGCAAGACACATAGAGCAACCCGGTAGGCGCCATTCAAAGCCTGCTTCGATGAAGATCTTATCCAGGCCTTCAGCTTCAGCTTGCGCTTTTACTTGCTCAGAACCCGGAACGATCAATGCTTGAACATGTTTCGCTACTTGGCGGCCTTTTGCTACTGCTGCAGCTGCACGCATGTCTTCGATACGCGAGTTAGTACAAGAACCCACAAAGACTTTATCGACGTTGTAATCCGATAGAGATTTACCCGCTTCAAGACCCATGTAAGCCAGCGCTTTTTCTGCAGATGCCTTTTCAACAGGGTCTGTAAAGCTTTCTGGTGCAGGGATTGGTGTGTCTACCGAAATAACCTGACCTGGGTTGGTTCCCCAAGTGACTTGTGGTTTGATGTCTGCAGCTTCTAGCGTCACAACAGCATCGAACTCTGCATCAGCATCGGTTTTCAATGTGTTCCAGTATTCAATAGCGGCTTGTAAGTCTTCGCCCTCAGGAGAGAACTTGCGACCTTTAATGTATTCGTAAGTGGTTGCATCTGGAGCAATTAGACCCGCTTTAGCGCCAAGCTCGATCGCCATGTTACATACCGTCATACGACCTTCCATTGTAAGGTCAGTAATTGCTTCACCACAGAATTCAACCACATAGCCTGTACCGCCAGCGGCTGTTGTCTTACCGATGATAGCTAGTACGATATCTTTAGCGGTAATGCCTTC is a genomic window of Vibrio sp. FE10 containing:
- the surA gene encoding peptidylprolyl isomerase SurA — encoded protein: MTLWKHTLIAIAAACTVSTSYAAPVELDSVRVIVNEGVILQSDIDASMKTLRANAKKSGQTLPSQDILNEQVLEKLIIDTIQTQEAERIGVRIDDARLDQAIEDIAKDNNQTVAQLTASVAEEGLSYNAFREQVRKEIAASEARNALVRRRINILPAEVDNLADILAQETNATVQYKIGHIQLRFNDDQTKEELEAQATDLVEELNNGKDFSTMAYTYSKGPKALQGGDWGWMRKEEMPTIFADQIKMQNKGSIIGPFRSGVGFHILKIEDVKGLETVAVTEVNARHILIKPTVILSDDGAKEQLEEITRRVNAGEASFGELAQQYSQDPGSAVQDGELGYQTPDLYVPEFKHQVETLPEGKISAPFKTVHGWHIVEVLDRREVDRTDSALKNKAYQILFNRKFNEEAGAWLQEVRASAFVEMVEDDQDDN
- the lptD gene encoding LPS assembly protein LptD produces the protein MQSFSRTLLAASISTALYVSTTQAETITDSSVQEMPSIDQCLIEPAAENETQLPAHVESDRLEAINGDKAIYSGDVRVTQGYKTILADNVTLHQQENIVVAEGNVNFSDGQIKSISDKATNNLTTDEMTLENTDYEFLCEPGRGNAVYIAKTGKAVYEIEDGSITSCPIGDNAWRLRASSISVDQDEEQATFYNPRFEIQSVPVFYLPYLTVPVGDTRKTGFLYPTVSYGSSDGFEAEVPVYWNLAPDYDLETTFKYMQERGTQLNNKFRYLSDFGSGSIESEYLPDDQKYTEEGDRWGFQLEHSGIFQQSWLFEIDYSKVSDIDYFTDMSSGIGNREDGQLLQEGKATYRSQNWDASVLVRDFQVLTDTTNNLPYRLMPQLEYNYYAPEVMDYLDFDLISHVSMFDTDASGKPSATRVHVEPGITIPVGNTWGTWTTEARLLGTYYQQDLDGVDTGSGSDYEGLEESTSRVIPEFRSHAGIVLERDTTIIGNYTQTLEPQVQYLYVPEEDQSEIGLYDTTLLQTDYYGLFRSRKYSGVDRIAAANQVSYGASSRFFDDEYKERLNISFGQIFYFDKDTKQTLSNEDSSEKTNYSSWAIEMDFNYDDYLFYHGGVQYDIDTTAMQLANSTLEYRFAGGYIQTNYRYVTEEYIEDNVGESINVGSITRDGISQAGLLGAYQISRKWNASAQYFYDLTTQENLEWLARLNYKSDCWYIGFTYSNQLTNNISDPNTTPEYENNFGVNFGIIGFGTNLGSDSGAVGDSSSDNSLSYGRPFFLNN
- the djlA gene encoding co-chaperone DjlA is translated as MQIFGKILGAFFGFLFGGPLGLVFGLFLGHQFDKARRLNQSGFNSSGFGRGPSQAERQNEFFKAAFAVMGHVAKAKGQVTPEEIQLASTMMERMNLHGEQRKAAQDAFRDGKESDFPLSDVLERVKISSGGRFDLLQFFLELQVSAAFADGSLHPSERQVLHKIAQGLGFSSEQLERRLQMQEAAFRFQQQGGSFGGHQGHGQSSGWQQASQQNQLADAFKVLGVSESADGKEVKKAYRKLMNEHHPDKLMAKGLPPEMMNVAKEKSQEIQNAYDLIKKVKGFK
- a CDS encoding DUF924 family protein, producing MTLTYHDVLEFWFDELTPKDWFTGGEEVDVLIKTRFSELHKVAVQGELFEWRQTAEGRLAEIIVLDQFSRNIGRNSPAAFSADPMVLALAQEAVAGGFDHQLNQQQKSFLYMPYMHSESLLVHEQAVLLFSQTGLENNLDFEFKHKVIIERFGRYPHRNEVLGRESTAEEIEFLQQPGSSF
- a CDS encoding DUF547 domain-containing protein, producing MKQLLFIVSLLFSTLAWSAPKSELWPYWNQSNESNSTQVSHQDWQQFLDSYLVTQGQHSLVRYQAVSTTDKTKLKQYIQRLEQVNPLDYSKAEQYAYWVNLYNAVTVDLILDAYPIKSITKLGGLFSFGPWGDDVVTVNEKSLTLNDIEHRILRPIWQDPRTHYAVNCASLGCPNLQSQAFTADNSDMLLELAASEYVNSDKGVSVSNNKLQLSSIYEWFAVDFGTEKQLIQHLDQYRTQPVTSTNKISYDYDWSLNQAN
- the leuD gene encoding 3-isopropylmalate dehydratase small subunit, with product MSGFQQHTGLVVPLDTANIDTDAIIPKQFLQKVNRIGFGKHLFHDWRFLDDAGQQPNPEFVMNAPRYKGASILLARENFGCGSSREHAPWALADYGIQVMIAPSFADIFYGNSINNQMVPVRLTEQEVDEIFQFVEANEGAEINVDLEAMKVSANGKEYSFEIDEFRRHCLLNGLDNIGLTLQHADKISEFEAKIPSFLK
- the leuC gene encoding 3-isopropylmalate dehydratase large subunit encodes the protein MSTNQQAKTLYEKVYDAHVAVAAKGETPILYIDRHLVHEVTSPQAFDGLREKGRKVRQVGKTFATMDHNVSTQTKDINASGEMARIQMETLSKNCEEFGVTLYDLNHKYQGIVHVMGPELGITLPGMTIVCGDSHTATHGAFGSLAFGIGTSEVEHVLATQTLKQARAKTMKIEVKGKVAEGITAKDIVLAIIGKTTAAGGTGYVVEFCGEAITDLTMEGRMTVCNMAIELGAKAGLIAPDATTYEYIKGRKFSPEGEDLQAAIEYWNTLKTDADAEFDAVVTLEAADIKPQVTWGTNPGQVISVDTPIPAPESFTDPVEKASAEKALAYMGLEAGKSLSDYNVDKVFVGSCTNSRIEDMRAAAAVAKGRQVAKHVQALIVPGSEQVKAQAEAEGLDKIFIEAGFEWRLPGCSMCLAMNNDRLGPQERCASTSNRNFEGRQGRDGRTHLVSPAMAAAAAIAGHFVDIREL